One Archangium violaceum genomic window, AGGAGTGTGGTCAGAAGCAGTTGACCGACGGCCAGGGGAGCGTCTACCGCTGTATCGCTTCCGAGGACTGTCCTCGTTCCTCGGGCGTGACGCTGTGCGTCAGCGATACCGACGTCCTGGATGCGTGCATCCGATGCCTGGATACCGAGTGTGTCCGTGTCTTCCCGGAGGCCTGCTAGTGCGGCGCCTGACGCTCCTCCTGGCCCTCGCGCTCGCCCCGGGCTGCACCCGCGACGGCGCCACCGACCACATGCAACGCGCGCGCGACTCCATCTTCGAGAAGCGCCCCGAAGAGGCGCTCGTGGAGTACCGCAAGGCACTGGATGAGCTGCGCAGGGATGAGTCCGCGCAGGCCCAGGTGCTCAAGGCCCGTGCCCTCAAGGGCGCCGCGGACGTGTACTGGCTCGAGCTGCGCAAGGTGAAGGAGGCGGTGAGCGTCTACAAGGAGCTCATCGCCCAGTGTCCCGAATCGCCCGAGGCGCTGGAAGCCCGCGTGGTGCTCGCCGAGCTGCTGCGCGTGCACTTCCGCGACCTGCGCGGCGCCATCGATCAGCTCACCGCCGCGCTGGCTCGCAACCCGCCCCAGGGCGCCGAGCTGCACTACCAGGTGGCCAAGCTGTACTTCGAGCTGCAGGACTACCAGCAGTGCGTGCTGGAGACGCGCAAGCTGACGGAGCGCTTCGCCACCAGCGCCTTCGTGGATGACTCCATCTTCCTGCAGGCCCAGGCGCTGCAC contains:
- a CDS encoding tetratricopeptide repeat protein, which translates into the protein MRRLTLLLALALAPGCTRDGATDHMQRARDSIFEKRPEEALVEYRKALDELRRDESAQAQVLKARALKGAADVYWLELRKVKEAVSVYKELIAQCPESPEALEARVVLAELLRVHFRDLRGAIDQLTAALARNPPQGAELHYQVAKLYFELQDYQQCVLETRKLTERFATSAFVDDSIFLQAQALHMQAVHLPTSMAEVQRYRQEASRTYADLITRFPDSELAPHAAFEMGKIKAESGDNEKAIETWVQALKNHPDPAMVQDAIARARRRIAATTPEHLDRKAAFSRGPAPTPRKKHRNSVEAVGGSAEEAARDYGD